A window of Campylobacter pinnipediorum subsp. pinnipediorum contains these coding sequences:
- a CDS encoding phosphoribosyl-AMP cyclohydrolase, which produces MSDININRSRISGLIPCAVQECEIKDVLIFAYMNQESFNLSIKTRFAHYFSRTRNRMLKNINKSKLIRC; this is translated from the coding sequence GTGAGCGATATAAATATAAATCGGAGTAGGATATCAGGACTTATTCCGTGTGCGGTTCAAGAGTGTGAAATTAAAGATGTTTTAATTTTTGCTTATATGAATCAAGAATCTTTTAATTTAAGTATAAAAACAAGATTTGCTCACTATTTTTCTAGAACTAGAAATAGAATGTTGAAAAATATAAACAAAAGTAAATTGATAAGATGCTAG
- a CDS encoding ShlB/FhaC/HecB family hemolysin secretion/activation protein, with translation MRLLFLIFAIISSSCATISPENIVKQKQKDFVQKQIYKEQIDTKNKSRFYNIDLLDINKTSKFSENCIQINKINISDIRVFKIKDINKILDRYLNRCNTISDLKNLTNEITNKYIKKGYTTSKAYLKIQDLSDGILDISILEGKVEKVLADDINMVNLYNGYKGRILNLRDLEVALQQGERLQSQALKMELIPSSLDEHTIIKVSNGSDKNRIYGNIGTNNYGFKKTGKYQIYNNFNLENPFKINDILNLNLNFTNKVFKSNDNTLGTSISYSVPYERFLFDIYYNYSNYKQINNDEFGTIFKTDGSNNSKGINLSYKTFHSLDHTLEFILRYDNKKSKNFLNNIKLDLQSYSSSSLGIGFRHSYKGGEFDYYSQLLIYKGVDGSKDKEASAKIYYDKYVVDLGFNRYFNTDNYLKYNFYLRGQYSNDELFGSDEISMGGIYSVRGFKNTGLSGSSGFYTRNELSVQYKIKDAIFMPYLAVDYGYVKKDKNSIFGKITGSSIGSRIYLDRLNLELFYNIPLRDTDYTKEHSSKFFGFNIVYNY, from the coding sequence ATGAGATTATTGTTTTTAATCTTTGCCATCATATCTTCCTCCTGCGCTACAATCTCCCCTGAAAACATTGTTAAGCAAAAACAGAAAGATTTTGTTCAAAAACAGATTTATAAAGAGCAAATAGATACTAAAAATAAAAGTAGATTTTATAATATAGACCTACTTGATATAAACAAAACCTCTAAATTTAGTGAAAATTGCATACAGATTAATAAAATAAATATTTCAGATATTAGGGTATTTAAGATTAAAGATATCAATAAGATACTAGATAGATATCTAAATAGGTGCAATACCATTAGTGATTTAAAAAATCTAACGAATGAGATAACAAATAAATATATTAAAAAGGGATATACCACAAGCAAAGCATACTTAAAGATCCAAGATTTAAGTGATGGTATTTTAGATATAAGCATTCTTGAAGGAAAGGTAGAAAAAGTCTTAGCAGATGATATAAATATGGTAAATCTATATAATGGCTACAAAGGAAGGATATTAAATTTAAGGGATTTAGAGGTCGCTTTGCAACAAGGTGAAAGACTGCAATCACAGGCTTTAAAGATGGAGCTAATTCCATCTTCTTTGGATGAACATACCATAATTAAAGTTTCAAATGGTAGTGATAAGAATAGAATCTATGGAAATATTGGTACAAACAATTATGGTTTTAAAAAAACAGGTAAATATCAAATCTATAATAATTTTAATCTTGAAAATCCATTTAAAATAAATGACATTTTAAATCTAAACCTCAACTTTACAAATAAAGTATTTAAAAGCAATGACAATACGCTTGGAACGTCAATAAGTTATAGTGTTCCTTATGAGAGATTTTTATTTGATATATATTATAACTATTCAAACTACAAACAGATAAACAATGATGAGTTTGGCACTATATTTAAAACAGATGGGAGCAACAACTCAAAAGGTATAAATCTATCTTATAAAACGTTTCATTCACTTGATCATACATTGGAGTTTATCTTAAGATATGACAATAAGAAATCAAAAAATTTTTTAAATAATATAAAACTGGATTTACAAAGTTATTCTAGCTCATCTTTAGGTATAGGTTTTAGACACAGCTATAAGGGAGGCGAATTTGATTATTATAGTCAGCTTTTAATCTACAAAGGGGTAGATGGAAGTAAAGACAAAGAGGCTTCAGCTAAGATATATTATGACAAATATGTGGTTGATTTAGGATTTAATAGATATTTTAATACAGACAATTACCTAAAATATAATTTTTATTTAAGAGGACAATATAGTAATGATGAGCTTTTTGGTAGCGATGAGATATCTATGGGTGGAATTTATAGCGTAAGAGGTTTTAAAAATACAGGGCTTAGCGGAAGCAGTGGTTTTTATACTAGAAACGAGCTATCTGTGCAATACAAAATAAAAGATGCCATATTTATGCCATATTTAGCAGTTGATTATGGATATGTTAAAAAAGATAAAAATAGTATATTTGGAAAAATTACAGGTTCTAGTATAGGTTCAAGAATATACTTAGATAGATTGAATTTAGAGCTATTTTATAATATTCCCTTAAGGGATACAGATTATACAAAAGAGCATAGTTCAAAGTTTTTTGGGTTTAATATAGTTTATAACTATTAA
- a CDS encoding tautomerase family protein, whose product MPFINIKMAGPEPTREQKEQIIQEVTDTMVRVLGKNKERVMVMLETLKDDDIGVGGKSIKKIKEESK is encoded by the coding sequence ATGCCTTTTATAAATATAAAAATGGCAGGTCCAGAGCCTACCAGAGAACAAAAAGAACAAATCATACAAGAGGTAACAGATACTATGGTTAGGGTTCTTGGAAAAAACAAAGAAAGAGTTATGGTTATGTTAGAAACTTTAAAAGATGATGACATAGGTGTAGGCGGAAAAAGTATAAAAAAGATCAAAGAGGAAAGCAAATGA
- the bcp gene encoding thioredoxin-dependent thiol peroxidase: MSDFSKEDIERKVVLQKGDDAPIFELENQDGVKISLKDFVGKNVILYFYPKDNTPGCTTEACEFTQNYDEFIKNDTVIIGVSPDSVKSHAGFMQKHSLKHILLSDEARQVAKDYGVWQVRKNYGREYLGIVRTTFVIGKDGKILKVYKSVKAKEHAVKVLADITKGL, encoded by the coding sequence ATGAGTGATTTTAGTAAAGAAGATATAGAAAGAAAAGTTGTTTTGCAAAAAGGTGACGATGCTCCAATTTTTGAGCTTGAAAATCAAGATGGTGTTAAAATAAGCCTTAAAGATTTTGTTGGTAAAAATGTTATTTTGTATTTTTATCCAAAGGATAATACACCTGGTTGCACGACAGAAGCTTGTGAGTTTACACAAAATTATGATGAATTTATAAAAAATGATACTGTAATTATAGGTGTAAGCCCTGATTCTGTAAAATCTCATGCAGGTTTTATGCAAAAACATAGTTTAAAACATATATTATTAAGCGATGAAGCAAGACAAGTTGCTAAGGATTATGGAGTATGGCAAGTTCGTAAAAACTATGGAAGAGAGTATTTAGGCATAGTTAGAACAACTTTTGTTATAGGAAAAGATGGTAAAATTTTAAAAGTATACAAAAGTGTAAAAGCAAAAGAACATGCTGTAAAGGTTTTAGCTGATATAACCAAAGGTTTGTAA
- a CDS encoding prohibitin family protein produces the protein MPADLNDYFNKRKGSSQNDNNSNDDEPRRQRPNFKGPKLPNGVGKFGVFAYIIIAIIAIIAIAQPFVIINSGEVGIKSTAGKYEPLPLQPGFHFFVPLIQRVAVVDTRVRLINYTSGEDMGESNIKTFSGSNVGIIRKNSISVLDARNLPVSIDITVQYRLNPENAPQTIAAWGFSWESKIVDPVVRDVVRSVTGKYTAEELPTKRNEIAIQIDQGIRKDIDAQPNRPVELLTVQLREIILPAKVKEQIERVQIAKQEAERTKYEVERANQEALKQAALAEGSAKAAIINAKAKADAVKIEAEAHAYANREIAKSLDNNLLNLKQIETQAKFNEALRENKDTKIFLTPGGAVPNIWVDTKDKATQSSINR, from the coding sequence ATGCCAGCAGATTTAAACGATTATTTTAATAAACGCAAAGGCTCTAGTCAAAACGATAATAACTCAAATGATGATGAGCCAAGAAGACAAAGACCAAATTTCAAAGGTCCTAAGTTGCCAAATGGGGTTGGAAAATTTGGAGTATTTGCTTATATAATTATTGCTATTATTGCTATTATTGCTATAGCTCAGCCATTTGTGATAATAAACTCCGGTGAGGTTGGTATAAAATCAACAGCTGGTAAATATGAACCGCTCCCGCTTCAGCCAGGATTTCACTTTTTTGTGCCTTTGATTCAAAGAGTTGCAGTAGTTGATACTAGAGTTAGGCTTATAAACTATACATCTGGCGAAGACATGGGTGAAAGCAATATAAAGACATTTAGTGGATCAAATGTTGGGATTATAAGAAAAAACTCAATATCTGTTCTTGATGCTAGAAACTTGCCGGTTAGTATAGATATAACTGTTCAATATCGATTAAATCCTGAAAATGCACCTCAAACAATAGCAGCTTGGGGTTTTAGCTGGGAGAGTAAAATAGTTGATCCTGTTGTTAGAGATGTTGTGAGAAGTGTAACAGGAAAATATACAGCAGAAGAGCTTCCTACAAAAAGAAATGAGATAGCTATACAAATAGACCAAGGTATAAGAAAAGATATTGATGCTCAGCCAAATAGACCTGTTGAGTTACTTACAGTTCAGCTTAGAGAGATTATATTGCCAGCTAAGGTTAAAGAGCAGATAGAAAGAGTTCAAATAGCAAAGCAAGAGGCTGAAAGAACAAAATATGAGGTTGAAAGAGCTAACCAAGAGGCGTTAAAACAAGCAGCTTTGGCAGAGGGTTCTGCAAAGGCAGCTATTATAAATGCAAAAGCAAAAGCAGATGCCGTTAAGATAGAAGCAGAAGCTCATGCTTATGCAAATAGAGAGATCGCCAAGAGTTTAGATAATAATTTGCTAAATTTAAAACAGATAGAAACACAGGCTAAATTTAATGAAGCCTTGCGTGAAAACAAAGATACTAAAATTTTCTTAACTCCAGGTGGTGCTGTGCCAAATATTTGGGTTGATACAAAAGATAAGGCTACTCAGAGTTCTATAAATCGTTAA
- a CDS encoding branched-chain amino acid transaminase, with protein MNTSDFIWMDGKLVKWDDAKVHVLTHSLHYANAVFEGTRAYKTDKGLAIFRLKEHTKRLLNSAKMTAINVSYTQKELEDAQIQVLKVNNFDSNVYIRPLIYLGYGVMGISHTKAPVNTAIAAWKWGAYLGEDGLTKGIKVKISSFARNSIKSQMGKAKASSNYLNSQMANYEAKEAGYDEALLLDEDGFVAEGSGECFFIVQDGVLISPPNDNSLVSITQDTVIKIAKDLGIEVRRERITRDQAYTADEAFFTGTAAEVTPISNIDARIIGSGVRGEITTKIQDAYFDVVYGRNEKYASFLTYI; from the coding sequence ATGAATACTTCAGATTTTATCTGGATGGATGGCAAACTTGTAAAATGGGATGATGCTAAGGTTCATGTTCTTACCCACTCTTTGCACTATGCAAATGCTGTTTTTGAAGGCACAAGAGCTTATAAAACAGATAAAGGTTTGGCTATATTTAGACTTAAAGAACATACTAAGCGTCTTTTGAACTCTGCAAAAATGACAGCTATAAATGTTTCTTATACTCAAAAAGAGCTCGAAGATGCACAAATACAAGTGCTTAAAGTAAATAATTTTGACTCAAATGTTTATATTCGCCCGCTTATTTATTTAGGTTATGGTGTGATGGGCATTTCTCATACAAAAGCACCTGTAAATACAGCTATTGCAGCTTGGAAGTGGGGTGCTTATCTTGGTGAAGATGGGTTAACTAAAGGTATAAAAGTAAAAATTTCTAGTTTTGCAAGAAATTCAATCAAAAGCCAGATGGGTAAAGCAAAGGCTAGTTCTAACTACTTGAATTCTCAAATGGCAAATTATGAGGCAAAAGAGGCTGGATATGATGAGGCTTTACTTTTAGATGAGGATGGTTTTGTTGCTGAGGGTTCTGGCGAGTGTTTTTTTATTGTTCAAGATGGTGTATTGATAAGCCCTCCAAATGATAATAGCTTGGTGAGTATAACGCAAGATACGGTTATCAAAATCGCAAAAGATCTTGGCATAGAAGTAAGAAGAGAGCGTATAACAAGAGATCAGGCTTATACGGCAGACGAGGCTTTTTTTACCGGAACGGCGGCGGAAGTTACTCCGATAAGCAATATAGATGCTAGAATTATCGGTAGCGGAGTAAGAGGTGAAATTACTACAAAAATTCAAGATGCGTATTTTGATGTAGTTTATGGACGAAATGAAAAATACGCATCATTTTTAACTTATATTTAA
- a CDS encoding hemagglutinin repeat-containing protein yields the protein MIKGSNVVAKDELNINTHNLDISASNDFDSTNKNTKSTNGSVNFTMYGGGRGSALLGYGQSRYDSSSSTFNNSNLKSNNINIDVVNDALFKGATLRANDTLNLNVGNNLDVISLQDEYTYSNKGFNVSAGVGFKGDNAKANRVPSIEVSEASSANTGFNINNSIGLNKQSVLTSLTGTNVNIDVKNNTHLKGSLIASGKFDDKANFIDNKKLNFKTNTLTFENLSNTNYNSSKSIGINLNLSSKDKDDKKDNKDNLNNKDTRNLALSDSDSKDSLNNKVNGVSNTISSLGYNQSNSLNINNSKTLATLGKGSITILDQANSDDLQRLNTDTSKLSNELYSSQTNSKVDASLDTRLLSRDGREQMKHDYENMNKNMNIVASTLPDEYSDNKVEAAFGKALNVLAAATLGILPNNGRGGLLANLPVLTGTADSEHRVLQIVNGKSPKHENNKEGYIEIEKSKFYKRLDEKGREKLKGLGLYISKKPVTISKDTVTSQNSVNGILNPEINAIINGLEQTGQSKATTDKPVELNVAYNPTYGFMPDLLESLVDKVGLWSTGIAKQTGRFVKDTIEGRGGEKVNFAFHSQANLLGKSGIKYINKYEGGFMKIEDGKRKPSFSSFGSPVNVKDMSKLISDDPSEGGLGYKYNSVVKDGDFVGEGLGGNKGVNKQADILDRLNLINIFKLFTSDSPHSSYICEDYENIGVVCGYRE from the coding sequence ATTATAAAAGGAAGTAATGTTGTAGCCAAAGATGAGCTTAATATAAATACTCATAATTTAGATATAAGTGCAAGTAATGACTTTGACTCTACTAATAAAAATACTAAATCAACAAATGGTAGTGTAAACTTTACTATGTATGGAGGTGGAAGAGGATCTGCTTTACTTGGTTATGGACAAAGTAGATATGACTCTAGCTCTTCAACATTTAATAACTCAAATTTAAAATCAAACAATATAAATATAGATGTAGTAAATGATGCTTTATTTAAAGGAGCAACTCTAAGAGCTAATGATACATTAAATTTAAATGTAGGAAACAACTTAGATGTAATATCTTTACAAGATGAATATACTTATAGTAATAAAGGCTTTAATGTAAGCGCAGGAGTAGGATTTAAAGGAGATAATGCAAAAGCCAATAGGGTTCCAAGTATAGAAGTAAGTGAAGCATCTTCAGCAAATACAGGCTTTAATATAAATAACTCTATAGGATTAAATAAGCAAAGTGTATTAACATCTTTAACAGGAACTAATGTAAATATAGATGTTAAAAACAATACCCATTTAAAAGGTTCGCTAATAGCTAGTGGTAAATTTGATGATAAAGCTAACTTTATAGATAATAAAAAGCTAAACTTTAAAACAAATACCCTTACCTTTGAAAACCTATCAAACACTAATTACAATAGTTCTAAATCAATAGGCATAAATTTAAATCTAAGCTCAAAAGATAAAGATGATAAAAAAGATAATAAAGATAATTTAAACAATAAAGATACTAGAAATTTAGCATTATCAGATAGTGATAGCAAAGATAGTCTAAACAATAAAGTAAATGGTGTATCTAATACTATCTCATCACTAGGTTATAATCAATCAAACTCACTAAATATAAATAACTCTAAAACTCTAGCTACACTAGGTAAAGGAAGTATAACAATACTTGATCAAGCTAACTCAGATGATTTACAAAGACTAAACACAGATACATCTAAACTATCAAATGAGTTATATAGTTCACAAACCAACTCTAAAGTAGATGCTAGCTTAGATACAAGACTACTTAGTAGAGATGGAAGAGAGCAGATGAAACATGATTATGAGAATATGAATAAAAATATGAACATAGTAGCCTCAACCCTTCCAGATGAATATAGCGATAATAAAGTAGAGGCAGCTTTTGGAAAGGCATTAAATGTGTTAGCTGCAGCGACCCTTGGAATACTTCCAAACAATGGACGAGGAGGTTTACTTGCAAATTTACCTGTACTTACAGGAACAGCTGATTCTGAGCATAGAGTATTGCAGATTGTAAATGGAAAGTCTCCTAAGCATGAAAACAACAAAGAAGGCTATATAGAGATAGAAAAATCTAAATTCTATAAAAGATTAGATGAAAAAGGAAGAGAAAAATTAAAAGGTTTAGGGCTTTATATATCTAAAAAACCAGTCACCATCTCAAAAGATACAGTTACCTCTCAAAACTCAGTAAATGGAATTTTAAATCCAGAAATTAATGCTATAATAAATGGTTTAGAGCAAACAGGACAATCCAAAGCAACAACAGATAAACCAGTAGAGTTAAATGTGGCTTATAACCCAACATATGGATTTATGCCAGACTTACTAGAATCATTAGTTGATAAAGTAGGTCTTTGGTCAACAGGTATTGCAAAGCAAACGGGAAGATTTGTTAAAGATACAATAGAAGGTAGAGGAGGTGAAAAGGTTAACTTTGCCTTTCATTCACAAGCAAATTTGCTTGGTAAAAGCGGGATAAAATATATTAATAAATATGAAGGAGGTTTTATGAAGATAGAAGATGGTAAACGTAAACCAAGTTTTTCATCATTTGGTTCACCTGTAAATGTAAAAGATATGAGCAAATTAATATCTGATGATCCATCTGAAGGAGGATTGGGTTATAAGTATAACTCTGTAGTTAAAGATGGTGACTTTGTAGGAGAGGGTTTAGGTGGAAATAAAGGGGTCAACAAACAAGCAGATATATTAGATAGATTAAATTTAATAAATATATTTAAGCTTTTTACATCTGATTCTCCACATAGTTCATATATATGTGAGGATTATGAAAATATTGGTGTAGTATGTGGGTATAGAGAATGA